The following are encoded in a window of Candidatus Nitrosotalea sinensis genomic DNA:
- a CDS encoding YHYH protein has protein sequence MNLLIILLIAVSITCSILFLSDATGQENYIPSWLKNNAKWWSQGQITDYEFISGIQYLAQKGIIQIPIQNQTLTNTQQTPDWVNNTKEWASGNISNNDFVKTIQFFVQKGTHSKPVDNSITNYTNSLATTQVLLSDKNLLTMAGNKYADGNIQLGDGKYVTTGPQKGFIYLCHIPPMGRGASGTGPWINGDTWNFLQKPSVSGSVSWPNAVFSDTVLGDTRILSGNDLPIGNTTGNFPISPNDAISKYDQNPNSILVQSFTDKLPANPTYSDTPYCMGGEVGIMLSGVPLFDGFDAELRDAQAHEGQDSCNGHPQEKGMYHYHGLSSCFKDPSEKTILGYALDGFPITGPKVSNDKYLTTDDLDECHGITSEIIENGVPVVTYHYVMTYDFPYSASCFRGKPAEYMVISEQNQNTPNQNTSNQSTIQDGQNQNNPRTPPQEAIDACSNKTIGNQCSFTSPHGDEISGICQTPPNSQLACVPH, from the coding sequence TTGAATCTGTTAATTATATTATTAATTGCAGTTTCCATCACATGTAGCATACTATTTTTGTCCGATGCAACTGGACAAGAAAATTACATACCTTCTTGGTTAAAAAATAATGCAAAGTGGTGGTCGCAAGGGCAGATCACTGATTATGAGTTTATCTCAGGTATTCAATATCTAGCCCAAAAAGGGATAATCCAAATACCTATACAAAATCAAACTTTAACAAACACTCAACAAACTCCAGACTGGGTAAACAACACAAAAGAGTGGGCATCAGGAAATATATCAAACAATGATTTTGTAAAAACAATACAATTTTTTGTGCAAAAAGGTACACACTCAAAACCTGTAGATAATTCTATTACAAATTACACGAACAGTCTTGCCACAACCCAAGTATTATTGTCCGACAAAAATCTTCTCACCATGGCCGGCAACAAATATGCAGATGGAAACATACAGCTGGGTGATGGCAAATACGTCACTACGGGCCCACAAAAGGGATTCATCTACCTATGTCACATCCCTCCAATGGGACGAGGTGCCTCAGGAACAGGGCCTTGGATTAATGGTGACACTTGGAACTTTCTACAAAAGCCTTCTGTAAGTGGCTCAGTTTCCTGGCCAAATGCAGTATTCTCTGATACAGTTTTAGGCGATACGAGAATTTTGTCAGGAAATGATTTACCAATTGGTAACACTACGGGCAATTTCCCAATATCTCCAAATGATGCAATTAGCAAGTATGATCAAAATCCAAATTCAATTCTAGTACAATCCTTTACTGACAAACTCCCAGCAAATCCAACATATTCTGATACTCCATATTGCATGGGAGGCGAGGTCGGAATCATGTTATCTGGAGTTCCGCTCTTTGATGGTTTTGATGCAGAACTTAGAGATGCACAGGCACATGAGGGCCAAGATTCATGCAATGGACATCCTCAAGAAAAGGGAATGTATCACTATCATGGTTTGAGTTCCTGTTTTAAAGATCCTAGTGAAAAAACAATTCTTGGTTATGCGCTTGACGGATTTCCAATAACTGGGCCAAAGGTATCAAATGACAAGTATCTAACAACAGATGATCTAGATGAATGCCATGGAATTACAAGTGAAATTATTGAAAACGGTGTCCCGGTAGTAACATATCATTATGTAATGACATATGATTTTCCCTATTCTGCCAGTTGTTTTAGAGGCAAACCTGCAGAGTACATGGTAATTAGCGAACAAAACCAAAACACACCAAACCAAAATACATCAAATCAAAGTACAATACAAGATGGGCAAAATCAAAATAATCCGAGAACCCCACCCCAAGAGGCTATAGATGCATGCAGCAACAAAACAATAGGGAATCAATGTTCATTTACATCACCACATGGTGATGAAATTTCAGGAATATGTCAAACTCCACCAAATAGCCAGCTTGCTTGTGTTCCACATTAA
- a CDS encoding DNA-directed DNA polymerase II small subunit, with the protein MKEEVSSAITYALSKGFQIHPDAFKILEKIDVKELQNIIKQIVREKAKQNLFLINQSDLKMFVESEIDESVENNHVILFDPTSKVTSAEGIEGFHALFRDRYSKLLKIMMQRSQSKKLTPISNVTNGKLDDDIYIAGLLMDRRIERDVTKLVIDDPSGSIELLIFNKEIQETANSLLIDQFIMVSIASGKNGGFFVKEIIVPDIPDHISNRSKTESYAVFISDLHVGSKFFMEKEFTEFVSWLSSPDPIARKVKFVLVGGDVIDGIGIFPNQDKELLLLDVDKQMAKAAELLDKIPKHIKVFIIPGNHDPGRRALPQPAIPEKHNMHLWNRENFFMLGNPSMIELNGVKILMFHGQSLDDVVGSTPGLSYAQPAKAMRVLLKTRHLSPIYGKRTPIAPELEDLMVISEVPDIYHSGHIHVVDLDMYKGTLIVNSGAWQSQTPFQASVGISPTPGIAIIVNLATMKVFTKDFTENSG; encoded by the coding sequence TTGAAAGAAGAAGTATCCTCTGCAATTACCTATGCGTTAAGTAAAGGATTTCAGATTCATCCTGACGCATTTAAGATATTAGAAAAAATTGATGTTAAGGAGCTTCAGAATATAATCAAGCAGATAGTTAGGGAGAAAGCTAAACAGAATTTGTTTTTGATTAATCAGAGCGATCTTAAAATGTTTGTAGAATCAGAGATTGATGAAAGCGTAGAGAATAATCATGTAATTTTATTTGACCCTACAAGCAAGGTCACATCAGCAGAAGGAATAGAGGGTTTTCACGCATTATTTCGGGATAGATATTCAAAACTACTTAAAATAATGATGCAGAGATCACAATCAAAAAAATTAACTCCTATTTCGAATGTGACAAACGGCAAGTTAGATGATGATATCTACATTGCAGGTTTACTCATGGATAGACGAATAGAAAGAGATGTTACCAAACTAGTCATAGATGATCCCTCAGGCTCTATAGAATTGTTAATTTTCAATAAAGAGATACAAGAAACAGCAAATTCTTTACTAATTGATCAATTTATCATGGTCTCAATTGCAAGTGGAAAAAATGGAGGATTCTTTGTAAAAGAGATTATTGTGCCTGATATACCTGATCATATATCAAATCGTTCCAAGACTGAGAGCTATGCTGTGTTTATCTCAGATTTGCATGTAGGCAGTAAATTTTTCATGGAGAAAGAGTTTACAGAATTTGTTTCTTGGCTTTCAAGCCCTGATCCTATAGCAAGAAAAGTCAAGTTTGTTTTGGTAGGAGGCGATGTTATTGATGGGATAGGCATATTCCCCAATCAAGACAAGGAACTTTTGCTTTTAGACGTAGACAAACAGATGGCAAAGGCTGCAGAGCTTTTGGACAAGATCCCAAAACACATCAAGGTCTTTATCATTCCAGGAAACCACGATCCAGGAAGAAGAGCACTCCCACAGCCTGCAATTCCAGAGAAACATAACATGCACCTTTGGAATAGAGAGAATTTTTTCATGTTAGGTAATCCATCAATGATTGAGTTAAACGGTGTAAAGATACTGATGTTTCATGGTCAGAGTCTTGATGATGTAGTTGGTAGCACTCCTGGATTAAGTTATGCGCAACCTGCAAAAGCTATGAGGGTTTTGCTCAAAACAAGACATTTGAGTCCAATCTATGGTAAGAGAACTCCAATTGCACCAGAACTTGAGGATTTGATGGTAATATCAGAAGTTCCTGACATATACCATTCCGGACACATACATGTTGTTGATCTTGATATGTACAAAGGAACATTAATTGTAAATTCCGGAGCTTGGCAAAGTCAGACTCCATTTCAAGCCAGTGTTGGAATCAGCCCTACTCCAGGAATAGCAATCATAGTAAATCTAGCTACAATGAAGGTTTTTACAAAAGATTTTACAGAAAATTCAGGCTAA
- a CDS encoding stage II sporulation protein M: protein MGIFSLSYLIGTQSKLSDEESQTFLKEFQKVVEGIDAIGIFEHNASVALPMFIPGFGLAWGSFAAWSTGVAFEALVTTTPALAKIPPLALLYLSPFGVMELVAYSIGMSRSLLLILVIIRKKPLKSEIRNTAIEIGIVLALLLAGGFIEYSMIQHFGSSVITPKS from the coding sequence ATTGGAATTTTCTCTTTATCGTATTTAATTGGAACTCAAAGTAAACTATCTGATGAAGAATCACAAACATTTCTCAAAGAATTTCAAAAAGTTGTTGAGGGAATAGACGCAATTGGGATCTTTGAACACAATGCATCTGTTGCTTTACCTATGTTTATTCCAGGATTTGGCCTAGCATGGGGCTCATTTGCAGCTTGGTCTACAGGTGTTGCATTTGAAGCACTAGTAACCACAACTCCCGCACTAGCAAAAATTCCTCCATTAGCTTTACTCTATCTATCTCCATTTGGAGTTATGGAACTTGTTGCCTATTCTATTGGGATGTCTAGAAGTCTTTTGCTAATACTTGTAATAATAAGAAAAAAACCCCTAAAATCTGAAATTCGCAATACTGCTATAGAAATAGGAATTGTTCTAGCCTTATTGCTTGCAGGAGGATTCATTGAATATTCAATGATTCAACATTTTGGTTCAAGTGTGATTACCCCAAAATCGTAG
- a CDS encoding cupredoxin domain-containing protein: MKYVLLLMVITGLVLYLPSAYSDFSTNNKYLIDASGYLSGSKTIFDSTIALQLTMGAKSGSTMQSTLDNGLITIADAHYLNSGTWQTSILRDGKYFVIQGDAQDETGNVIHLNLFGRIIDSNPDGSVYTITGKITSSETLKVSYSAKVLAANTATTQSTTTSTSTTITPSSPKVNINIVYGASDINNQVHYSPSSYIQVSSGTTIVWTNNDSVPHRIMSGIAKAITTNQTTPVFTSDGKIDSGIIMPGQSFQFTITSFDTTQSLDPRIATRYSIPQNQTAGDITFFDPNYQFMVGIIAPLSQSTTSAKTVQMNIVSGASNLNNGQFLLPSSLQITPGTTIVWTNNDSVPHRIMSGQLLTTTQGGSKGSAPPKVPQFVSDGKIDSGNIAPGQHWSITISNTGSTQFFDPSFTWINGIVISSPPITSQIPPVQISINAGSSNQKGTATAQTYNQYNTYYTPDTIQIVPGTPIVWTNNDSIAHTIFSGTSTQDNINPFKPDGKITSNLIPPGQTFTVIVNDTGIIRFYDPQYTWMNGVIISMPPTQSYTIGAPSHNPGQH; the protein is encoded by the coding sequence ATGAAATACGTATTACTGTTAATGGTAATTACAGGACTTGTTTTGTATTTGCCAAGTGCATATTCTGATTTCTCTACTAATAACAAATACTTGATTGATGCTTCAGGATATCTTTCTGGCTCTAAAACAATTTTTGATTCAACTATAGCGTTGCAGCTAACTATGGGTGCAAAGAGTGGTAGTACTATGCAATCTACACTAGATAATGGTCTTATTACAATAGCAGATGCACATTATCTCAATTCTGGCACCTGGCAAACCTCAATCTTGCGCGATGGAAAGTATTTTGTCATACAAGGAGATGCACAGGATGAAACTGGAAATGTGATACATCTTAATTTGTTTGGAAGAATAATTGACAGTAACCCAGACGGTTCTGTCTATACTATAACTGGAAAGATTACTAGTTCTGAAACACTAAAAGTAAGCTACAGTGCTAAAGTATTAGCTGCAAATACTGCAACCACTCAATCAACTACAACCTCAACTTCAACCACTATTACTCCATCATCACCTAAGGTAAACATCAACATTGTATATGGCGCATCTGATATCAATAATCAAGTACATTATTCTCCATCAAGCTATATTCAGGTATCAAGTGGAACAACAATTGTCTGGACCAACAATGATTCTGTTCCACATAGAATAATGAGTGGTATAGCAAAAGCAATTACAACAAATCAAACCACTCCAGTCTTTACATCTGACGGAAAAATTGACAGTGGAATAATCATGCCAGGTCAATCATTCCAATTTACCATTACAAGCTTTGATACTACCCAGTCTTTAGATCCTAGAATTGCTACACGTTATAGTATTCCACAAAATCAAACAGCTGGAGACATTACATTCTTTGATCCTAATTACCAATTCATGGTAGGAATTATTGCACCACTTTCACAATCAACAACTTCAGCAAAAACCGTTCAAATGAATATTGTTTCAGGAGCATCAAATCTTAACAATGGACAATTCCTTTTACCATCCTCATTACAAATTACTCCTGGAACAACAATTGTCTGGACCAACAATGATTCTGTTCCACATAGAATAATGAGTGGTCAACTACTTACTACAACTCAGGGCGGATCAAAAGGATCAGCACCTCCCAAAGTACCACAGTTTGTATCTGACGGAAAAATTGACAGTGGAAACATAGCTCCTGGACAACATTGGTCAATAACAATAAGTAATACCGGTTCTACACAATTCTTCGATCCTTCCTTTACATGGATAAATGGAATTGTTATATCATCACCTCCAATTACTAGTCAAATCCCTCCAGTACAAATTAGCATAAATGCAGGCTCATCAAATCAAAAGGGAACTGCAACTGCTCAAACGTATAATCAATACAATACCTACTATACACCAGATACGATACAAATTGTTCCAGGTACACCAATTGTCTGGACCAATAATGATTCCATAGCACATACAATTTTTAGTGGTACCAGTACACAAGATAATATCAACCCATTCAAACCTGATGGAAAAATAACAAGTAACCTGATTCCACCAGGTCAAACATTTACTGTTATAGTAAATGACACAGGAATAATCCGATTCTATGATCCTCAATATACTTGGATGAATGGTGTAATTATCTCAATGCCGCCAACTCAGTCATATACGATTGGCGCACCATCTCATAATCCGGGACAGCACTAA
- a CDS encoding SAM-dependent methyltransferase: protein MGKVFAVGVGPGSPKYVTEIVKEIVLGADIVIGYKYTLKTIETLLQNKEIYEITMKDQEEAYQKVSKILGNKTCVVPFTGDVNFSESEVVDRLIEIFGDVQIVPGISSTQVAASKARVPTDKSKVITMHISTSIEEKKLELQKALIDGFSVILVPRPWPKEPSKHFMQSEIAIYLREHGFDTSNMKVHVFEFLTTEKETHFIGKVRDLEGKEFSDLSVMVFDQTKLESYINFK, encoded by the coding sequence ATGGGCAAAGTCTTTGCTGTAGGTGTAGGGCCAGGTTCACCAAAGTATGTTACAGAAATAGTAAAAGAGATTGTACTTGGTGCAGATATTGTAATTGGTTACAAATACACACTAAAAACGATAGAAACCTTGTTGCAAAACAAGGAGATATACGAAATCACTATGAAAGACCAAGAAGAGGCATATCAAAAAGTATCAAAGATATTAGGAAATAAGACTTGTGTAGTGCCATTTACTGGTGATGTTAATTTTTCCGAATCAGAGGTAGTGGACAGATTAATTGAGATTTTTGGAGACGTACAAATCGTTCCAGGCATTAGTTCAACACAAGTAGCAGCGTCAAAGGCCAGGGTTCCAACAGACAAAAGCAAGGTCATAACTATGCATATTTCTACAAGCATAGAGGAAAAAAAATTAGAGCTTCAAAAGGCACTCATTGATGGTTTTAGTGTAATACTTGTTCCAAGACCTTGGCCAAAGGAGCCCTCCAAACATTTCATGCAGTCAGAGATAGCAATTTACTTGAGAGAACATGGATTTGATACCTCAAACATGAAAGTACATGTTTTTGAATTTTTAACCACTGAAAAAGAGACGCATTTCATTGGAAAGGTAAGAGATTTGGAAGGAAAAGAATTCTCTGACTTGTCAGTAATGGTTTTTGATCAGACAAAGTTGGAATCATATATCAACTTCAAATAA
- a CDS encoding NAD(P)/FAD-dependent oxidoreductase, with the protein MPEAKKILVLGGGFAGIECVRKLEAYFSNNKEVQISLVSEDNFFLFTPMLPQVASGTIETRHIVIPVRTLLKRTKFYEAGVKSIDPHKKIVDLSGTKEKRGISLQYDYLVLALGSQTNFFGMDNLEKLAYSMKTLNDAVVLRNRAIDMLEQADNETDPALKKSLLTFVIVGGGFAGIETAGELMDLLHDARKYYPNIQKTDIRVTVLEAMPAILPGFNEKLAKFALEKLHQRGIEVMVNTKLSNFSGDEVLIEDSRPQTDPVKQYSMNAIQTKTLVWTAGVTPVDIIKKSVFKTNRGGIVVNEFLQSVDFPEVFAVGDCSYLIDPNTKRPLPPTAQNAESEAEIVAKNLYALITNKEKEKFVYTSKGQMAVIGKRSAIASIFGIHLHGFFAWLLWRTIYLSKIPRLDKKIRIFLDWTIDLFFDRDIARLKVMRDKPIEEFTELDEVDDVW; encoded by the coding sequence AAAATTCTTGTTTTAGGAGGGGGATTTGCAGGAATAGAATGCGTAAGGAAACTAGAGGCATATTTTTCAAATAATAAGGAAGTTCAGATTAGCCTGGTAAGTGAAGACAACTTTTTCTTATTTACTCCAATGCTACCGCAAGTAGCTTCTGGAACAATTGAGACAAGACATATTGTAATTCCAGTTCGAACATTACTAAAAAGAACCAAGTTCTACGAGGCGGGAGTTAAGAGTATTGATCCTCATAAAAAAATAGTAGACCTAAGTGGTACAAAAGAAAAACGTGGAATTTCCTTACAGTATGATTATCTAGTCTTGGCCCTTGGCAGCCAGACAAATTTCTTTGGAATGGACAATCTGGAAAAGCTTGCATATTCTATGAAAACTCTCAATGATGCAGTAGTGTTACGAAACAGAGCTATTGATATGCTTGAGCAGGCAGACAATGAAACTGATCCTGCCCTCAAGAAAAGTTTACTTACTTTTGTAATTGTTGGTGGAGGATTTGCGGGAATAGAAACAGCTGGAGAATTAATGGACTTGCTTCATGACGCAAGAAAATATTATCCTAATATTCAAAAAACTGACATTCGAGTTACAGTTCTTGAAGCAATGCCTGCCATACTTCCTGGATTTAATGAAAAGCTTGCCAAGTTTGCATTAGAGAAGTTACATCAACGTGGAATTGAGGTAATGGTAAACACAAAACTTTCTAATTTTTCAGGTGATGAAGTACTGATTGAGGATTCTCGCCCACAAACTGATCCAGTCAAGCAATATTCAATGAATGCAATACAGACAAAAACTCTAGTATGGACTGCGGGTGTGACACCTGTAGATATCATAAAAAAATCTGTTTTTAAAACCAACCGAGGTGGAATTGTAGTCAATGAATTTCTTCAATCAGTAGACTTTCCAGAAGTCTTTGCTGTAGGTGATTGTAGCTATTTGATTGATCCTAATACAAAACGTCCTCTTCCACCAACTGCTCAAAATGCAGAATCAGAAGCAGAAATTGTTGCAAAAAATCTATACGCTTTGATTACAAACAAAGAGAAAGAAAAATTTGTCTACACATCAAAGGGCCAAATGGCCGTAATAGGAAAACGAAGTGCTATTGCAAGTATATTTGGAATTCATTTACATGGATTTTTTGCATGGTTGCTTTGGAGAACAATATATCTTTCAAAAATACCACGTCTTGATAAAAAAATAAGAATTTTTCTTGATTGGACAATAGACCTTTTCTTTGATAGAGATATTGCAAGATTGAAAGTTATGCGTGATAAACCTATTGAAGAATTTACAGAACTTGATGAAGTAGATGATGTTTGGTAA